Proteins from one Cryptomeria japonica chromosome 4, Sugi_1.0, whole genome shotgun sequence genomic window:
- the LOC131047700 gene encoding uncharacterized protein LOC131047700: MGACFSSSSSAQQNPTAKLILEDGGLKEFPDPVTVEGVVAEKPGFFVCDADSMSFDDYLFPLPAEETLELDQIYFLFPVEKLKHRVPASDMAALAVKASAALKRTGRKRSRCKINPTREENLDLLHVRRVNHKIRAVNFRVDESEALKSRSGRRVQSISSMRRVLANKSLNRKLSTIEEGFSVK, translated from the coding sequence atgggtgcgtgcttctcctcttcttcttctgctCAACAGAATCCCACCGCAAAGCTTATTCTGGAAGACGGAGGACTTAAAGAATTTCCTGATCCAGTCACGGTGGAAGGCGTTGTAGCAGAAAAGCCAGGATTTTTCGTCTGCGATGCGGATTCTATGTCATTTGACGATTATTTATTCCCCCTGCCTGCAGAGGAGACGCTGGAGCTCGATCAGATCTATTTCCTGTTTCCTGTCGAGAAGCTTAAGCACCGTGTGCCGGCGTCAGATATGGCTGCCTTGGCCGTGAAAGCCAGTGCTGCATTAAAGCGGACCGGACGGAAACGAAGCCGTTGTAAAATAAACCCTACCAGGGAAGAAAATTTGGATCTTTTGCATGTTCGGAGGGTGAATCATAAGATCCGAGCGGTAAATTTTAGGGTTGATGAATCTGAGGCGTTGAAATCGAGAAGCGGAAGAAGAGTGCAGAGTATTTCATCGATGCGGCGAGTTCTTGCAAATAAATCATTGAACAGGAAGCTTAGCACGATCGAAGAAGGTTTTTCTGTTAAATGA